Proteins encoded by one window of Haematobia irritans isolate KBUSLIRL chromosome 2, ASM5000362v1, whole genome shotgun sequence:
- the LOC142225113 gene encoding uncharacterized protein LOC142225113, which yields MLGFIKRNCGDFSDPNTWKIVYTAYVRSRVEYASIVWDPRCNNQIARIERVQRVFVEYALKSLPISCPSSYFSNCLLLGLQSLEDRRKVQSALFVFDLINNVIDCPDLLLRIPLYVPPRTMRYVDIFEIPLHRKFGKIIEFSISKNDFKLYFATKIS from the exons AtgcttggttttattaaaagaaattgtgGTGATTTTTCGGACCCAAATACTTGGAAAATTGTGTACACAGCCTATGTTAGGTCCAGAGTGGAATATGCTTCAATTGTTTGGGATCCGCGTTGTAATAATCAAATAGCTCGTATAGAAAGAGTTCAACGAGTATTTGTGGAATATGCATTGAAATCTCTCCCAATAAGTTGTCCTTCCAGTTATTTTTCTAATTGTCTGTTATTAGGTCTTCAAAGTCTTGAAGATCGTCGTAAAGTTCAGTCTgctctttttgtttttgatttgatCAATAATGTAATTGATTGTCCGGATTTGTTATTACGtatacctctttatgttccaccTAGAACTATGAGATATGTTGATATATTTGAAATTCCTCTACACCGT aaatttgggaAGATTATAGAGTTTAGCATTTcgaaaaatgattttaaattgtattttgctACTAAAATTAGCTAA